A part of Aegilops tauschii subsp. strangulata cultivar AL8/78 chromosome 2, Aet v6.0, whole genome shotgun sequence genomic DNA contains:
- the LOC109744461 gene encoding serine/threonine-protein kinase D6PK: MGSSGCPEIVELVDETKDARPGGVTHLRVRVKPVGQEHGGRSCSVEDDLDRLLRSFNVRTSARASGQTSTDKRLIALGKAPMSSSEIVESVSLKQALRKMCISQASEMAAMKRMSKPAAVSNIPESGAIKKLYASVVVPTDEDQDGKSKVEKAVALPDKVVVSSSVKLVESGKKAHGKGSANKHVRSASPTKAKVQKTSIQDVISNKSLEASEDPSAGRALAKQRKGKSPKASSPRAVPVGGSRLVFRGKSSTKKKVKPEPAAAVASQKHYEAKGSGSHSKKQQEALQDEPKTPAPTNKKGADGSLGAEGVDFGKGCYVSGMPGSQPGELSRSKEKGESSQSSKSSIGDYSTSTSISEDSYGSFSANGSRPHMSKDVRWEAMKRLAIQQGSLGLKNFKLLKQLGCGDIGTVYLAELVGSDCMFALKVMDIEYLISRKKMLRAQTEREILQMLDHPFLPTLYSYFTTDNLSCLVMEYCPGGDLHVLRQKQPTRCFSEAAARFYVAEVLLALEYLHMLGVIYRDLKPENILVREDGHIMLSDFDLSLRCSVNPMLVRCSSVGRDEPPRPSGPCAESCIDPLCIQPSWANSSCFTPRLVSSTPSRTRRAEPVKKPSLPQLVVEPTDARSNSFVGTHEYLAPEIIRGDGHGSSVDWWTLGIFLYELLYGKTPFRGPGNDETLTNVVSQGLKFPDSPAVSYQARDLIRGLLVKEPELRLGSRKGAAEIKRHPFFQGLNWALIRWTAPPETPKSVDASTLTAAVARKKKEGKCLEFRMNGDDIEFELF; encoded by the exons ATGGGTTCTTCAGGGTGCCCGGAGATAGTCGAGCTGGTCGATGAGACCAAAGACGCCCGTCCGGGCGGGGTCACCCACCTGAGGGTGAGGGTGAAGCCGGTGGGGCAGGAGCATGGGGGGCGGTCGTGCTCGGTTGAGGATGACCTTGACCGGCTCCTCAGATCGTTCAATGTGCGCACCTCGGCGCGGGCTTCTGGTCAGACGAGCACGGACAAGAGGCTTATTGCGCTTGGGAAGGCGCCGATGTCGAGCTCGGAGATCGTGGAGTCTGTGAGCTTGAAGCAGGCCCTCAGGAAGATGTGCATCTCCCAGGCCTCGGAGATGGCCGCCATGAAGAGGATGTCGAAGCCCGCCGCTGTGTCGAATATTCCTGAATCTGGGGCGATTAAGAAGCTTTATGCCTCTGTTGTGGTTCCAACAGACGAGGACCAAGATGGGAAGAGCAAGGTTGAGAAGGCCGTTGCTTTGCCTGACAAGGTTGTAGTAAGTTCATCGGTTAAGTTGGTTGAATCAGGTAAAAAGGCGCACGGCAAGGGTTCAGCTAACAAGCATGTGCGATCAGCTTCTCCAACCAAGGCCAAGGTCCAAAAAACCAGTATCCAAGATGTCATCAGTAATAAGTCACTGGAGGCAAGCGAAGATCCCTCTGCTGGAAGAGCTCTGGCAAAACAGAGAAAGGGTAAATCTCCAAAAGCATCTAGCCCACGAGCTGTTCCAGTAGGAGGCTCACGCCTGGTGTTTCGCGGCAAATCCTCCACTAAAAAGAAGGTTAAACCAGAACCAGCTGCAGCAGTGGCATCCCAGAAGCATTACGAAGCGAAAGGTTCCGGTTCTCACAGTAAGAAGCAACAGGAGGCCCTTCAGGATGAACCCAAAACCCCAGCACCAACCAACAAGAAGGGCGCTGATGGCTCTCTCGGTGCCGAAGGAGTTGATTTTGGCAAAGGATGCTATGTCAGTGGGATGCCTGGTTCACAGCCTGGTGAATTGTCAAGGTCGAAGGAAAAGGGTGAAAGCTCCCAAAGCTCAAAGAGCAGCATCGGTGACTATAGCACAAGCACCAGCATCAGTGAAGATAGTTATGGTAGCTTCAGTGCTAATGGCAGCAGGCCTCACATGTCAAAAGATGTCAGATGGGAAGCCATGAAGCGCTTAGCGATCCAACAAGGGAGCCTAGGATTGAAGAACTTCAAGCTTCTCAAACAGCTTGGATGTGGAGATATTGGCACCGTGTATCTGGCTGAGTTGGTGGGTTCGGACTGCATGTTTGCATTGAAGGTTATGGACATTGAGTACCTAATAAGCCGGAAGAAGATGCTGAGGGCTCAAACCGAGAGGGAGATACTGCAAATGCTTGACCACCCGTTTCTTCCTACCCTGTATTCTTATTTCACGACAGATAATCTGTCTTGCCTAGTGATGGAGTATTGTCCAGGCGGTGACCTGCATGTCCTAAGGCAGAAGCAACCTACTAGATGCTTTTCAGAAGCCGCTGCTAG GTTTTATGTCGCTGAAGTTCTCCTAGCATTGGAGTATCTGCATATGTTGGGGGTTATATATCGTGATCTGAAGCCTGAGAACATACTTGTTCGTGAAGATGGGCACATCATGCTCTCCGACTTTGATCTGTCCCTGAGGTGTTCAGTTAATCCCATGCTTGTGAGGTGCTCATCGGTAGGAAGAGATGAACCTCCTAGGCCTTCCGGACCTTGTGCAGAAAGCTGCATCGATCCACTGTGTATCCAGCCATCCTGGGCCAACTCTTCTTGCTTCACACCTCGGCTGGTATCTTCCACACCTTCCAGGACACGGAGAGCTGAGCCTGTGAAGAAACCATCACTTCCGCAGCTTGTCGTCGAACCAACCGATGCAAGGTCAAATTCATTTGTGGGGACCCATGAATACCTTGCCCCGGAGATCATCAGAGGAGATGGCCATGGCAGCTCGGTCGATTGGTGGACTCTTGGCATCTTTCTGTATGAATTGCTCTACGGCAAGACACCATTCAGGGGACCTGGCAATGATGAAACACTTACAAATGTGGTCTCACAGGGGCTGAAGTTCCCTGATAGCCCAGCTGTCAGCTACCAGGCTCGCGATCTGATCAGAGGGTTGCTCGTGAAGGAGCCAGAGCTCCGGCTAGGCTCGAGGAAAGGAGCTGCCGAGATCAAGCGGCATCCCTTCTTCCAAGGCCTGAACTGGGCCTTGATCCGTTGGACTGCACCGCCCGAGACCCCGAAGAGCGTCGACGCCTCAACCCTCACTGCAGCGGTGGCACGGAAGAAGAAGGAAGGCAAGTGCCTCGAGTTCCGGATGAATGGAGACGACATTGAGTTTGAGCTCTTCTAG
- the LOC109744462 gene encoding neutral/alkaline invertase 3, chloroplastic: protein MGIAQAAAPLRLHLGCSGAAPPRPTSLRVGVGFGSHARRKGGRRRNPPRAASSLHPSSNPRAHDHEPALKPPAPAPAVDVAGRDLNGAADHAPQQRRRAASDLEEEAWALLRESVVSYCGSPVGTIAACDPNDSSPLNYDQVFIRDFVPSGIAFLLKGEYDIVRNFILHTLQLQSWEKTMDCHSPGQGLMPASFKVRVVPLEGDEEGATEEVLDPDFGEAAIGRVAPVDSGLWWIILLRAYGKCSGDLSFHERIDVQTGIKLILKLCLADGFDMFPTLLVTDGSCMMDRRMGIHGHPLEIQSLFYSALLCAREMLTPEDGSADLIRALNNRLMALSFHIREYYWLDKRKLNEIYRYKTEEYSYDAVNKFNIYPDQIPPWLVEWIPPEGGYLIGNLQPAHMDFRFFSLGNLWSIVSSLATTRQSHAILDLVEAKWSDLVAEMPLKICYPALEDQEWKYITGSDPKNTPWSYHNAGSWPTLLWQLTVACIKMNRPEIAARAVEVAERRISTDKWPEYYDTKRGRFIGKQARLFQTWSIAGFLVAKLLLENPEKSRILCNNEDEEFANAFNLMADSCNPNRKRGRKAPKKTYIV from the exons CACAGGCTGCCGCCCCGCTGCGCCTGCATCTTGGATGCTCCGGCGCGGCGCCCCCGCGGCCCACCTCCCTCAGGGTCGGGGTCGGATTCGGATCCCATGCGAGGAGGAAGGGCGGGAGGCGGCGGAACCCTCCCCGCGCCGCCAGCTCGCTGCATCCCAGCAGCAACCCGAGGGCGCACGACCATGAGCCCGCCCTCAAGCCTCCCGCTCCCGCTCCCGCCGTCGATGTCGCCGGGAGGGACTTGAACGGCGCCGCCGACCACGCGCCGCAGCAGAGGCGGCGCGCGGCGAGCGACCTGGAGGAGGAGGCGTGGGCGCTCCTCCGGGAGTCGGTGGTCAGCTACTGCGGCAGCCCCGTGGGCACCATCGCCGCCTGCGACCCCAACGACTCCAGCCCGCTCAACTACGACCAGGTCTTCATCCGGGACTTCGTGCCCTCGGGCATCGCCTTCCTGCTCAAGGGGGAGTACGACATCGTCCGCAACTTCATCCTGCACACGCTCCAGCTCCAG AGCTGGGAGAAAACCATGGACTGCCACAGTCCAGGGCAAGGCTTGATGCCAGCTAGTTTCAAGGTGCGTGTCGTTCCGCTTGAAGGTGATGAAGAGGGCGCAACTGAGGAAGTCCTGGATCCTGATTTTGGGGAGGCTGCTATAGGCCGTGTGGCACCAGTTGATTCAG GTCTATGGTGGATCATATTACTGAGGGCATATGGAAAATGTTCAGGAGACCTTTCATTTCACGAGAGAATCGATGTCCAGACTGGAATAAAATTGATCTTGAAGCTCTGCTTAGCTGATGGGTTTGACATGTTCCCCACATTGTTAGTCACTGATGGATCCTGCATGATGGATCGTCGAATGGGTATCCATGGACACCCACTGGAGATTCAG TCACTGTTCTATTCAGCCCTCTTGTGTGCACGTGAGATGCTTACCCCAGAAGATGGATCTGCTGACTTGATCCGTGCCCTAAATAACAGGCTTATGGCGCTCTCTTTTCATATTAGGGAATATTACTGGCTTGACAAGAGAAAGCTAAATGAGATATATCGATACAAAACAGAAGAATATTCTTATGATGCTGTCAACAAGTTTAACATATATCCTGATCAGATTCCTCCGTGGCTAGTTGAATGGATCCCTCCGGAAGGGGGTTACTTAATTGGAAACCTGCAACCAGCTCACATGGATTTCCGATTCTTTTCTCTGGGGAACTTGTGGTCTATAGTAAGCAGTTTGGCAACAACCCGTCAATCCCATGCTATTCTGGATCTAGTTGAAGCCAAATGGTCTGATCTAGTGGCAGAAATGCCATTGAAGATATGTTATCCTGCTCTCGAGGATCAAGAGTGGAAATACATTACAGGGAGCGACCCTAAAAACAC GCCTTGGTCATACCATAATGCAGGTTCCTGGCCAACATTGTTGTGGCAG CTCACGGTGGCATGTATCAAGATGAACCGGCCTGAGATTGCAGCAAGAGCCGTGGAGGTGGCTGAGAGGCGTATTTCCACGGATAAATGGCCTGAATACTACGATACTAAGCGTGGGCGGTTCATCGGCAAACAAGCTCGACTATTCCAAACGTGGTCCATTGCGGGCTTCCTTGTGGCCAAGCTGCTGCTCGAAAACCCTGAAAAGTCTAGAATACTCTGTAACAACGAAGACGAGGAATTTGCTAATGCTTTTAATCTCATGGCTGATTCATGCAACCCGAACAGGAAGCGTGGCAGGAAAGCCCCGAAGAAGACCTACATTGTGTAA